A window of the Henckelia pumila isolate YLH828 chromosome 3, ASM3356847v2, whole genome shotgun sequence genome harbors these coding sequences:
- the LOC140892291 gene encoding uncharacterized protein, translating into MKSEAQIHQIFVRFGDPQIPTRSMIFRNPSTNFTLRHLKSSLFPGAPESIFFTLNGKPLSDATPLFANSRIAPFSTLTANFRLCGGGGDGGATGAESRDCYLNMYAVKKPDKADPNELRLSKWVNCSLSNEPLRHPVVIDKLGNLFNKEALVEGLLSKNLPKEFGYIKGLKDMIPVELVQIPGVRGGDGAVKFQCPISGLEFNGNYKFFAMKSCGHVLSAKSLKEVKSSACLVCLKEFTENDKIVINGSEDEVTALWEKMKEEKAKKDIGKKSKKLSNANEEKPGQLADNGKKRRIESAKGDSNGVSKKFKATDTMPANATKAVYESIFTSAKKSNFKETYSCRSLPLGRN; encoded by the coding sequence ATGAAATCTGAAGCTcaaattcatcaaatttttgttcGATTCGGGGATCCTCAAATCCCCACCCGTTCCATGATTTTCCGAAACCCTAGCACTAATTTTACACTCCGCCACCTGAAATCTTCCCTTTTTCCTGGAGCCCCGGAATCCATTTTCTTCACTCTAAATGGAAAGCCTCTTTCGGACGCTACTCCCCTCTTCGCGAATTCTCGAATCGCTCCTTTCTCAACTCTCACCGCCAATTTTCGATTATGCGGCGGCGGAGGAGACGGAGGAGCCACCGGGGCCGAGTCTAGGGACTGCTATCTGAATATGTACGCCGTTAAGAAGCCGGATAAGGCGGATCCGAATGAGTTGCGTCTCTCCAAATGGGTTAACTGTAGTTTATCCAACGAGCCGCTGAGGCACCCTGTAGTCATTGATAAATTGGGGAATTTGTTCAATAAGGAGGCTTTGGTGGAGGGGCTCCTTTCGAAGAATTTGCCCAAGGAGTTCGGGTATATCAAGGGTTTGAAAGATATGATTCCGGTTGAGCTGGTGCAGATACCTGGGGTCAGGGGTGGCGATGGGGCTGTGAAATTCCAATGCCCGATTTCGGGCCTGGAATTCAACGGGAATTACAAGTTTTTTGCCATGAAAAGTTGTGGGCATGTTTTGAGCGCCAAGAGTTTGAAGGAGGTGAAGTCGTCGGCTTGTTTGGTTTGTCTCAAAGAGTTTACAGAGAATGATAAAATAGTCATCAATGGGAGTGAAGATGAGGTCACAGCTTTGTGGGAGAAGATGAAGGAGGAGAAAGCAAAAAAGGATATTGGCAAGAAATCGAAGAAGCTGAGCAATGCGAACGAGGAGAAGCCGGGGCAATTGGCCGATAATGGGAAAAAACGTAGGATTGAATCAGCAAAAGGAGATAgcaatggggtgtccaagaagtTTAAGGCTACGGATACAATGCCAGCAAATGCAACCAAGGCGGTGTATGAATCGATTTTCACTTCAGCTAAGAAGTCGAATTTCAAGGAGACTTACAGCTGCAGATCATTGCCACTTGGCAGGAACTGA